One stretch of Prochlorococcus marinus XMU1402 DNA includes these proteins:
- the rpmH gene encoding 50S ribosomal protein L34 encodes MTKRTFGGTSRKRKRVSGFRVRMRSHTGRRVIKSRRQKGRERIAV; translated from the coding sequence ATGACTAAAAGAACATTTGGTGGAACATCAAGGAAAAGAAAACGCGTTTCTGGTTTTAGGGTAAGAATGCGTTCTCATACGGGTAGGAGAGTTATTAAAAGCAGAAGACAAAAAGGTAGAGAAAGAATAGCTGTTTAA
- the rnpA gene encoding ribonuclease P protein component: MALPYDMRLKGHRAFNYIHKNSKKYHGKLMTFKLAKSNPEILSSHKLKNTSNNLKIAIAISKKVSKKAVERNKIRRILQEWVLSNNKKIDNHKPYWLLVNLKIGDFCNDKKRLLEEFQNLMFKSRLIK, from the coding sequence ATGGCCTTACCTTATGATATGCGCTTAAAAGGTCATAGAGCTTTTAATTATATCCATAAAAATTCTAAAAAATATCATGGAAAATTAATGACATTTAAACTTGCAAAATCAAATCCTGAAATTTTATCATCCCATAAACTCAAAAATACCTCAAACAATTTGAAGATTGCAATTGCTATTAGTAAAAAAGTTTCAAAAAAAGCTGTAGAAAGAAATAAAATTAGAAGAATCCTACAAGAGTGGGTATTATCCAATAATAAAAAAATTGATAACCACAAACCTTATTGGTTACTTGTTAACCTTAAAATTGGAGATTTCTGCAATGATAAAAAAAGACTTTTGGAGGAATTTCAAAACTTAATGTTCAAATCTCGTCTAATCAAATGA
- a CDS encoding PH domain-containing protein yields MINMNEETFYEGGPAKSDLIINLIAGITILGLPFTFAAIVRSLWLRYKITNKRISINGGWFGKNKTQVSLSNIEEIRSIPRGFGSYGDMVLILNDGSKVEMKSLALFREKQKFIEENINKRFQIPNLNEVEGFATKS; encoded by the coding sequence ATGATTAACATGAATGAAGAAACCTTTTATGAGGGTGGTCCTGCAAAAAGTGATTTAATAATAAATCTTATAGCAGGTATAACTATTCTTGGTTTGCCTTTTACCTTTGCAGCAATTGTTAGATCCTTATGGTTGAGATATAAAATCACCAACAAGAGAATCTCAATAAATGGGGGATGGTTTGGCAAGAACAAGACACAAGTCTCTTTAAGTAATATTGAAGAAATTAGATCTATTCCTAGGGGATTTGGGTCATATGGTGATATGGTTCTTATTCTTAATGACGGATCAAAGGTTGAGATGAAATCACTAGCACTTTTCAGAGAAAAGCAAAAATTTATTGAAGAAAATATAAACAAAAGATTTCAAATACCTAATCT